The Martelella endophytica genome contains the following window.
CGATCGTATCATCCGGCTTCCGGCGCCCGCCGCCGAGCGAAACGACGCTGACGCCGATGGCGCGGGCGTCCATGGCGGCGATATAACCGGCGCACGGTGCCTCGACAGGGCGGATAACCGGGGCCGCTACACGGTATTTCTCAGACCTGTCGGTGAAATCGGCAGGGCCGCCGAGGCCTGCGACCATCCGGCCGAAGGTCTCCAGCGCCTTGCCGCTCGAGAGCACTTCGCGTGCTCTTGAAAATGCTTGCCCGTGGCTGCTGCCTTCGGCATTGCCGATCATTTCGGCGGCGGTGGCGAGCACGATGGCCTCAAGCCGTGTGCCCGCCTTTTCGCCGCGCAGGAAGGCGAGCGCGTTATCGACCTCGAGCGCATTTCCGACCGCATCGGCCAGCGGCTCGTTCATGTCGGTGACCAGCGCAGTGGTCGGCAGGCCGGCATCATTGGCGACCTTCACCAGAAGGCGGGCAAGCGCCTGCGCGTCATCGGGGTCGCGCATGAAGGCACCGCTGCCGTACTTCACGTCGAGCACCAGGGTCTGAAGGCCGGCTGCGAGCTTTTTCGAGAGAATGGACGAGACGATCAGCGGCATGGATTCGACCGTCGCGGTCACGTCGCGGATGGCATAAAGCCGCTTGTCCGCGGGTGCCAACGCGCCGCTCTGGCCGATGATCGCCGTGCCAGCCTCGCGCATGGTGCGGGCGAGCGTCTCTTCATCCGGATTGACCGTGTAGCCGGGGATCGATTCGAGCTTGTCGAGCGTGCCGCCCGTCGGGCCGAGGCCCCGGCCGGAAATCATCGGCACGGCAAGGCCGCAGGCGGCCGCGATCGGAGCGAGCATTAGCGAGACATTGTCGCCGATGCCGCCGGTCGAATGCTTGTCGGCAACCGGACGGCCGAGATCGTTCCATGAAAGAACGCGGCCGGAATCGCGCATCGCCAGCGTCAGCGCCACCGTCTCGTCCTCATCCATGCCGCGGAAGAAAACCGCCATGGCAAAGGCGGCGGCCTGGGATTCGGTCAGGCTGCCATCGGAAAGCGCGGTCACGAAATCGGAGATCTCCGCACGCGAGAGCAATTGCCCGTCGCGCTTCTTGCGGATGATCTCCTGCGCCAGCACGGACTAGTAGCCGCTGCCGCCCGACGACGAAGCCTTGCCGTCGAGCACGCCGAGAATGTCGTTGAGCAGGCTGGAGGCTCCGAAGCGGAAGGTGGTCGGCATCACCCAGCCTTCGCCCATCACCGTTTCGGCGAGGCTGAGATAAAGCTGGGCATCGCGGACGGAGGAAATGCCGCCGGCGGGCTTGAAACCGACGGTGCGGTCGGCCTGGCGGATGACGCCGAGCATGATGTCGGCGGCTTCCAGTGTGGCGTTGACCGAAACCTTGCCGGTCGAGGTCTTGATGAAATCGGCACCTTCGGCAATCGCCAGTTCGGAGGCCTTGCGGATCAGGCCCGCATCGCCCAGTTCGCCGGTTTCGAGGATGACCTTCAGGCGCACGGGTTCGCGGCAATGAAAGCGCACGGCGCGGATCATTTCACTGACGGCCCACTCATTGCCGGCCTTCAGCTTCTTGTATGGAATGACGAGATCGATCTC
Protein-coding sequences here:
- the deoC gene encoding deoxyribose-phosphate aldolase, with the translated sequence MKHHSLQEAAAVSLSLLDLTNLSDDCTEKDIEILLERAHTPYGTPAAICIWPRFVSLARQMLGQDHLIKIATVVNFPSGDLSISAVEEETEQAIRDGADEIDLVIPYKKLKAGNEWAVSEMIRAVRFHCREPVRLKVILETGELGDAGLIRKASELAIAEGADFIKTSTGKVSVNATLEAADIMLGVIRQADRTVGFKPAGGISSVRDAQLYLSLAETVMGEGWVMPTTFRFGASSLLNDILGVLDGKASSSGGSGY
- the deoA gene encoding thymidine phosphorylase, with amino-acid sequence MLAQEIIRKKRDGQLLSRAEISDFVTALSDGSLTESQAAAFAMAVFFRGMDEDETVALTLAMRDSGRVLSWNDLGRPVADKHSTGGIGDNVSLMLAPIAAACGLAVPMISGRGLGPTGGTLDKLESIPGYTVNPDEETLARTMREAGTAIIGQSGALAPADKRLYAIRDVTATVESMPLIVSSILSKKLAAGLQTLVLDVKYGSGAFMRDPDDAQALARLLVKVANDAGLPTTALVTDMNEPLADAVGNALEVDNALAFLRGEKAGTRLEAIVLATAAEMIGNAEGSSHGQAFSRAREVLSSGKALETFGRMVAGLGGPADFTDRSEKYRVAAPVIRPVEAPCAGYIAAMDARAIGVSVVSLGGGRRKPDDTIDHRVGYSGLKPIGSKVDAGEPLGFVHAANEDDARAAISAMVAATAFADTAPPDRPLILERITG